The following are encoded in a window of Sphingobium sp. AP49 genomic DNA:
- the pip gene encoding prolyl aminopeptidase gives MRSLYPPIEPYATGHLDVGDGHSLYWERSGTPGAKPAVFLHGGPGGGISPDHRRLFDPARYDVLLFDQRGCGRSTPHAHLDANTTWHLVADIERLREMMGVDQWLVFGGSWGSTLALAYAQAHVARVTQLVLRGIFTIRQSEIDWYYQQGASRIYPDKWDRFVAPIPEGERGDMVGAYRRILTGEDRAAQAAAAKAWSVWEGETIRLLPDEALSATHEGDDFALAFARIENHYFVHRGWLEDGQLIREAGKLAGIPGVIVQGRYDMACPAETAWALHRAWPQARFEMIEGAGHAYNEPGILDALIRATDGFAD, from the coding sequence ATGCGCAGCCTCTATCCGCCGATTGAACCCTACGCCACTGGTCATCTTGACGTAGGCGATGGCCACAGCCTCTATTGGGAACGGTCCGGCACGCCCGGCGCCAAGCCCGCCGTCTTCCTGCATGGCGGGCCGGGCGGCGGCATATCGCCCGACCATCGCCGGCTGTTCGATCCCGCCCGCTATGATGTGCTGCTGTTCGACCAGCGCGGCTGCGGCCGATCGACCCCGCACGCCCATCTCGACGCCAACACCACCTGGCATCTGGTCGCCGATATCGAGCGCTTGCGCGAGATGATGGGCGTGGACCAGTGGCTGGTCTTCGGCGGTAGCTGGGGATCGACCCTGGCACTGGCCTATGCGCAGGCGCATGTCGCGCGCGTGACGCAGCTGGTGCTGCGCGGTATCTTCACCATCCGCCAGTCAGAGATCGACTGGTATTATCAACAGGGCGCCAGCCGCATCTATCCCGACAAATGGGACCGCTTCGTGGCGCCGATTCCGGAAGGCGAGCGCGGCGACATGGTCGGCGCCTATCGCCGCATCCTGACCGGCGAGGATCGCGCCGCCCAGGCCGCCGCGGCCAAGGCGTGGAGCGTCTGGGAGGGCGAGACGATCCGCCTGCTGCCCGACGAGGCGCTGTCGGCGACCCATGAGGGCGACGATTTCGCGCTCGCCTTCGCCCGGATCGAAAATCATTATTTCGTCCATCGCGGCTGGCTGGAGGATGGCCAGTTGATCCGCGAGGCGGGCAAGCTGGCCGGCATTCCCGGCGTCATCGTCCAGGGCCGCTATGACATGGCCTGCCCGGCGGAAACCGCCTGGGCACTGCACCGCGCCTGGCCGCAGGCGCGCTTTGAAATGATCGAAGGCGCCGGCCATGCGTATAACGAACCGGGCATATTGGACGCGCTGATCCGCGCGACCGACGGATTTGCGGATTAA
- a CDS encoding nucleoside hydrolase gives MRTMKIMLGALALMLGVQGANAKPAAPASVKRLVIVDDDMIGLNGVPLLLLQSPDVEVLGITTTSGSVWRDTATAYALRTLEILGRTDVPVVPGATFPLLNSAEATKRWEGQYGRLVFKGPWTDYWPGDTIQEHPGSTDPTKVPDLPIGNPRTKPSAEIAAAFLVRMVKAHPGEITLFATGPMTNIAIAQSLDPSFAANVKEILYMGGSLAPHQVLEGPSAEQFAREFVNSPRREFNIRWDPEAAKIFAHAPWQKITMIPVDPSTGTQWTRAFLDGLKPAHTPLTDLFQTGLEPGYPMWDEIVAMAWLNPEIVTKDETLWVDFETSQTAAYGDTLSWTESYQPHLGEQAQRVILSVDRAKMEAAMARLYMRPVGKAAK, from the coding sequence ATGCGGACGATGAAGATCATGCTGGGCGCACTGGCGCTGATGCTGGGCGTGCAGGGGGCGAATGCCAAGCCCGCCGCGCCGGCAAGCGTCAAGCGGCTGGTGATCGTCGACGACGACATGATCGGCCTCAACGGCGTGCCGCTGCTGTTGCTGCAGAGCCCGGATGTCGAGGTGCTGGGCATCACCACCACCAGCGGATCGGTGTGGCGCGACACCGCGACCGCCTATGCGCTGCGCACGCTGGAGATATTGGGCCGGACCGACGTGCCGGTGGTGCCGGGCGCGACCTTCCCCCTGCTCAACAGCGCCGAGGCGACCAAGCGCTGGGAAGGCCAATATGGCCGGCTGGTGTTCAAGGGGCCATGGACCGATTACTGGCCGGGCGACACGATCCAGGAGCATCCCGGATCGACCGACCCGACCAAGGTGCCCGACCTGCCGATCGGCAACCCCAGGACGAAGCCCAGCGCCGAGATTGCCGCCGCCTTCCTGGTGCGGATGGTGAAGGCGCATCCGGGTGAGATCACCCTGTTCGCGACCGGGCCGATGACCAATATCGCCATCGCCCAGAGCCTGGACCCCAGCTTTGCCGCCAATGTGAAGGAAATCCTCTATATGGGTGGCAGCCTGGCGCCGCATCAGGTGCTGGAAGGGCCTTCGGCCGAGCAGTTCGCCCGCGAATTCGTCAACTCGCCGCGCCGCGAGTTCAACATCCGCTGGGACCCCGAGGCGGCGAAGATCTTTGCCCATGCGCCGTGGCAGAAGATCACGATGATCCCGGTCGATCCGTCCACCGGCACGCAATGGACCCGCGCCTTCCTCGACGGGCTGAAGCCCGCCCACACGCCGCTGACCGATCTGTTCCAGACCGGGCTGGAGCCGGGCTATCCGATGTGGGACGAGATCGTCGCCATGGCCTGGCTCAATCCGGAGATCGTGACGAAGGACGAGACTTTGTGGGTCGATTTCGAGACCAGCCAGACGGCGGCCTATGGTGACACCCTGTCCTGGACGGAATCCTATCAACCGCATCTGGGCGAACAGGCGCAACGGGTAATCCTGTCGGTCGACCGGGCGAAGATGGAGGCGGCAATGGCGCGCCTCTATATGCGGCCCGTCGGCAAGGCCGCGAAATAA
- a CDS encoding Rap1a/Tai family immunity protein, translating into MMIRRASGLILVAAAGLSPGSAQAGFYSGEALLESCTADRADKAFFEKSYECVGYVAGAVDAFNTTREVNSLKSCIPADVTLNQLKGATVDYLRANPDKRAQSASTLVFTATRQAWPCPKAKAQPSIRPSTKKKRK; encoded by the coding sequence GCGGCGGCGGGGCTGTCGCCGGGCAGCGCACAGGCCGGCTTCTATTCGGGCGAAGCGCTGCTGGAAAGCTGCACCGCCGACCGCGCCGACAAGGCTTTTTTCGAGAAAAGCTATGAATGCGTCGGCTATGTCGCCGGCGCGGTCGACGCGTTCAACACCACGCGCGAGGTGAATAGCCTCAAAAGCTGCATCCCCGCCGATGTGACGCTCAACCAGTTGAAGGGCGCCACCGTTGACTATCTGCGCGCCAATCCGGACAAGCGCGCCCAGTCCGCCTCCACCCTGGTCTTCACCGCCACGCGCCAGGCCTGGCCCTGCCCCAAGGCAAAGGCCCAACCCAGCATCAGGCCCAGCACGAAGAAGAAGCGCAAATAG